One genomic window of Gossypium hirsutum isolate 1008001.06 chromosome D11, Gossypium_hirsutum_v2.1, whole genome shotgun sequence includes the following:
- the LOC107913062 gene encoding proline-rich receptor-like protein kinase PERK4: MGSSPENSPSEDSPPAPSDSNSSQDSPSRTDSSSSSSSSSSPRPSSSSSSSPPPPAKSSSSDSKQDSSSSSSSPPPSTRHTYHSPPSSNSSHSHKSSGSKQVSSSKNTPSSDSSDKIAGVDIKIIVGAAVAVGLVLLLLIICCIVCCCRKKKKKAQRQVMYYDDAKGDGKDYYNNYQNTQWGNGPNGPEHVVKVPPPSGGANYSGGWGSQAPPVFSGQASSNFSGPHPPPLPPPSPNLALGFNKSTFSYEELLAATNGFSQANLIGQGGFGYVHKGVFPNGKEVAVKSLKSGSGQGEREFQAEVEIISRVHHRHLVSLVGYCIAGGQRMLVYEFVANKTLEHHLHGKDRPVMDFPTRLRIALGSAKGLAYLHEDCHPRIIHRDIKSANILLDNNFEAMVADFGLAKLSTDNYTHVSTRVMGTFGYLAPEYASSGKLTDRSDVFSFGVMLLELITGKQPIDISMDDSLVDWARPLLTRALEGGNVDELVDPRLEKNYNQNEMQRMIACAAASIRHSARKRPKMSQIARILEGDSSLDDLNENGSKPGQSTIFGASGEYTNSSYNADMERFRQLALGSQEFTSSDYGTSSCENSTEMGPGGARK; encoded by the exons ATGGGTTCATCCCCTGAGAATTCTCCATCTGAAGATTCCCCACCTGCTCCATCAGACTCAAATTCATCACAGGACTCCCCATCTAGAACagattcatcatcatcatcctcatCCTCATCCTCGCCCCGACCATCGTCGTCTTCGTCTTCGTCCCCACCACCTCCGGCAAAATCATCATCATCTGACAGCAAACAagattcttcttcttcctcttcttctcctcctccttcAACTCGGCACACTTACCACTCTCCCCCTTCTTCTAATTCTTCTCATTCCCACAAAAGCAGTGGTTCCAAGCAAGTTTCCTCTTCTAAAAATACACCATCCTCAGATTCCTCCGACAAAATTGCCGGCGTAGATATAAAAATCATTGTAGGAGCAGCTGTGGCCGTGGGATTGGTGCTCCTTCTTTTGATCATCTGTTGTATAGTATGTTGCTGtcggaagaagaagaagaaagcccAGAGGCAAGTGATGTACTATGATGATGCTAAAG GTGACGGTAAAGACTATTATAACAACTATCAGAATACACAGTGGGGTAATGGTCCCAACGGGCCAGAGCATGTTGTAAAAGTACCCCCACCATCAGGAGGTGCTAACTACAGTGGCGGCTGGGGTTCTCAAGCACCACCGGTTTTTAGTGGTCAAGCAAGCTCCAACTTCTCAGGCCCACATCCTCCTCCTTTGCCACCTCCATCACCAAACCTTGCTCTTGGATTCAATAAGAGCACTTTCAGTTATGAGGAGCTGCTTGCTGCAACCAACGGATTTTCCCAGGCCAATCTGATTGGTCAAGGCGGCTTCGGATACGTGCATAAGGGTGTCTTTCCAAATGGAAAGGAGGTTGCAGTTAAGAGTTTAAAAAGTGGTAGTGGACAAGGAGAAAGAGAATTCCAAGCTGAAGTTGAAATCATTAGCCGTGTTCATCATCGCCATCTTGTATCACTGGTTGGGTATTGCATTGCTGGCGGGCAGCGGATGTTGGTGTATGAATTTGTTGCAAATAAAACCTTGGAACATCATCTCCATG GAAAGGATCGTCCTGTTATGGATTTCCCCACTAGACTTCGTATTGCATTAGGCTCCGCGAAAGGGCTTGCTTATCTCCATGAAGACT GCCATCCTCGCATTATTCATCGTGATATCAAATCAGCTAATATTCTACTTGATAACAACTTTGAGGCGATG GTTGCCGATTTTGGATTGGCTAAGTTGTCAACTGATAACTACACTCATGTCTCGACTCGGGTGATGGGAACTTTTGG GTACTTGGCTCCGGAGTACGCTTCAAGTGGCAAGTTAACAGATAGATCCGATGTTTTCTCATTTGGGGTCATGCTTTTAGAGCTCATAACTGGGAAGCAACCTATTGATATTTCAATGGACGACAGCTTAGTAGATTGG GCTCGACCACTTCTGACTCGTGCACTAGAAGGGGGCAATGTGGATGAGCTGGTTGATCCACGCTTGGAGAAGAACTACAATCAGAACGAAATGCAACGCATGATAGCCTGCGCTGCTGCAAGCATCCGACATTCCGCAAGAAAGCGTCCAAAAATGAGCCAG ATAGCGCGTATCCTGGAAGGAGACTCTTCCCTGGATGACCTGAATGAGAACGGCTCAAAGCCAGGACAAAGCACAATATTTGGTGCCAGTGGAGAGTACACCAACAGTTCATACAATGCTGACATGGAGAGGTTCAGACAGTTGGCACTTGGCAGCCAGGAGTTCACGAGCAGCGATTACGGAACGTCCAGCTGTGAGAACTCGACAGAGATGGGACCTGGAGGGGCAAGAAAGTAG
- the LOC107913063 gene encoding F-box protein At5g49610 gives MADFEGNNRETLEDDFCLLEDSDLEGDVDERFYELPILSPKAKAKIPVDYNKALKYVDRKEAGLEDVLRDHALHLLPAKTLFRFKTVSRRWDHWISSPLFAHRQTTYFKNVSGLFCQVADHSPSFISFNQDAYGMPDPSLSFFPEPVKVRSSCNGLVCCQGIEDDTYYICSPVTKEWKKLPRPNLYHGAKAAVVLAFEPYVLNFNESYELVCAVTFPDYPVVYFEIYSSRSSSWRVSDTICYELDGSGLHDGGYYMKGVVYWESSSGVILAFGLRDEQYGFLPLPANDEEYGNGALAMKHGELCYIQPRYQDNVCTINIHGNMDMSLKSVINLPYDAGSTFGVCRALGFINGDILILGLGTRVVSYHVKEQKVELISQHEGGACTRYIPYVNSLVSLRHPLIRDKGLIV, from the exons ATGGCCGATTTCGAGGGCAATAATCGAGAAACATTGGAAGATGACTTCTGTCTACTTGAAGATTCAGATTTAGAGGGGGATGTTGATGAACGTTTTTATGAG CTTCCAATTCTCTCACCCAAGGCTAAAGCTAAGATTCCGGTGGATTACAATAAAGCCCTCAAATATGTAGACAGGAAGGAAGCAGGGTTAGAAGATGTCTTGAGGGACCATGCTCTTCATTTACTCCCTGCAAAAACACTCTTTAGGTTCAAAACTGTTTCCAGAAGATGGGATCACTGGATAAGCAGCCCGCTGTTTGCCCACCGGCAAACTACTTACTTCAAAAACGTATCTGGTCTCTTTTGTCAAGTTGCTGATCACAGTCCTTCCTTCATATCATTCAATCAAGATGCTTATGGCATGCCTGACCCGTCTTTAAGCTTCTTTCCCGAGCCTGTCAAAGTCAGAAGCTCTTGCAACGGTCTGGTTTGTTGCCAGGGTATTGAGGATGATACCTACTACATTTGCAGCCCTGTGACCAAGGAATGGAAAAAGCTTCCTAGGCCAAACTTGTATCATGGAGCCAAGGCAGCCGTTGTACTTGCTTTTGAACCCTATGTACTCAATTTTAATGAATCTTATGAGCTTGTCTGTGCTGTCACATTTCCCGACTATCCAGTTGTCTATTTTGAGATTTACTCATCAAGGTCAAGCTCCTGGAGAGTCTCTGACACTATATGCTATGAGCTTGATGGTTCGGGATTGCATGATGGTGGGTACTACATGAAGGGAGTTGTCTATTGGGAATCCTCTTCCGGGGTCATTCTAGCGTTTGGTTTGAGGGATGAGCAATACGGATTTCTGCCACTTCCTGCCAATGATGAAGAATATGGAAATGGTGCTTTAGCCATGAAGCATGGTGAGTTGTGTTACATTCAGCCTCGTTATCAAGATAATGTTTGCACTATAAACATTCATGGGAATATGGATATGAGCCTGAAGTCAGTAATCAATCTTCCTTATGATGCGGGGAGCACATTTGGTGTTTGCAGGGCTTTGGGGTTCATTAATGGTGACATTCTGATACTTGGACTGGGGACTAGGGTGGTTTCTTATCATGTTAAAGAACAGAAGGTGGAACTGATAAGCCAACATGAAGGTGGTGCATGTACAAGGTACATTCCGTATGTGAACAGCCTTGTGTCGTTGAGGCATCCGTTGATTAGAGACAAGGGCCTAATTGTGTAG